GGGGAGCTGGGCTTTCTGAGGGGCCAAAGGATGGCTCGGGAGGCCCCAGGGCGTGGCAGCAGCACCCTCACCTGAAGCTCCCACAGGGAGCTCTCCAAGGCCCGGCTCTGGGCTGGGTCCTTCTCTCCAGGGTCGTAGGGGTCGGCGTCCAGCTCTAGGAATGAGATGCGGACCCTCATTTGCTGTCCGCCTCTCCAGGGCACCAGGCACCCCTGCCACAGGTCTGGCCCGGCCTCCGAGAGCCCCGCGACTCACCAGGGCCGTGTGGGCGGTGCATGAGGACCCGGCAGGCGGGGTGCCGGCGCAGCAGGttacagatgaaaggcaggaCCATGAGCAGGGCCTCGGGGGGAGCCGTCAGGGCCAGGCGGGCCAGGCGCTTGGCGAAGGCGGCCACCAAGTAGGCAGGGAGGTGGCTGTGCAGGGCAGTGGTTGTGAGACAGGGCCTGGACCGCTAGCCCCCACCACCCTCCCCTGGCCCCAGGCTGCAGAAGCACAGAGCAGGCAGAAGCAGGTGCTGTGGTACTCACGAAGAGGACAGGAAGAGGTCAGCCAGGTGGAAGAAACGGGCCCGGTACTTGACGTGAAAGACGGAAGGGTCCAGGAGGCCGTAGAGCTTCCGGTAGAAGTCGGGGTACTCCCTGTGGGCCGGCGGGGAAGCAGCAGTGGATGGAGCAGGGCCCAGGAACTGAGGCCTCCAAGGCCAGGGTGTCACTTGGCACCCCTTCCTCCTGCCCAGGGGCTCCAATGCCACGGCCTGTGAGAAGAGTGGGGACCCCGTGGGGCAGGGTGGGAAGGGGACAGGTAACCAGGGCTGGGCGGACGGGGAAGATCTGCACCCCTGGAGACACTCACAGGTTGTGTTTGTGAATCAAGATGAACAGCCCGTTCAAGGCCAAGAGGCTGAGGGCCCCACctgcagacagacagacacacgcCGGAGCTGCAGTGACCTcgctcccaccccaccccactccctgcCCACGCTGAGATTAAGTTGTGGAGTGTGGCCCTGCCCCTGTTGTCCCCTCCCACAGCGCCCACGGACACAAAGCTGGAGACCACATGCAGGGCAGGGGAgtggggggtggaggctgcagggttGGGGAAGAGGTGCTACGGGGTGGGGGTTAGGGGGTTGGGGATATGGGAGGCGCTGCTCCCGGCGTGAGTGAGGCGGCAGTGTGTGAGTGAGGCGGCCGCACTCACCGAGGGAGGTTGGGGTGTGGTGTGAACCAGGCGGCCGCACTCACCGAGGGGGGTTGGGGTGTGGTGTGAACCAGGCGGCCGCACTCACCTGAGGGGGGTTGGGGTGTGGTGTGAACCAGGCGGCCGCACTCACCGAGGTCACAAGCGCGGGTGAGGAAGTCGATCATGAGCGTGGGCTGGGCCAGCTGCGGCAGGATGGTGTCGTGCGCGATCAGCAGCACCTTCTTGTAGAGGCTGAGGGGCAGCTGGGCAAGGGCCGGCAGGTCAGGGTGAGGCCTCCGTCCTTGGGGAGACCCGGGTGCTGCCCCCGCCCTCACCAACCAGCCTGGCCCCTACCTTGTGCTTGAGGAAGCTGAGCCACATAGTCTGGAAAGCTTTCCTGTGTTCCTGCAACAGGGTCCAGACTGTACTTGCTGCCCTCCCGACCCCAGACCCAGAGCCCAAGCAGCTGCCAGGGCACACTGAAGCCAACGCAAGCCCGCTCTCCACTCTTCTGACCCCGCCCTCCCTCTTCCTGTCACCATTCAAGTCAGGAGCACCTGGCCCTCAAGGCTGGGGTCTCAGAACAGCCAGGAAGGAAGCTGTGGCAAGACGAGGGCCAAGAGGGGGCTGCGCCCAACACAGCCCGCAGGGCCCACGGATGGCACCAGAGGCTTCAGACTCCGAGAGGCGGTGGTGGCCTCTGACCCAAAGGAGGACCCCGAGTTCACAGGCCTTGCCACCTCCCACACTTCTTTGAGTGACCCGGTGGCCGTGCGAGCTGCCACCTGTACCCTGGGAACTTCCTCTTGTGAGGAAGGCGGCAGCCTGCACGGGgtctcacacacaccccacacgcACCCTGCAAGCCCGGGAGGGTGCCCGGCTCTCCGGAGGCCACTCACCTTCAGGTGAGCAACCTTCCAGGTGTCCCACAGCTCTGCAGGGAAAGCGGGGACAAAGGTCACCTGACCCGCGGGGGAGGCAGACCAAGGCCCAGCCCTGTCCGCCCCTGGCCCTCAGTACCCTCACCCGTGCGCTTCACATAGAAGCTGGAGACGCTGGGCTCCTGGCGGGGCAGGCTCACGGCAGACAGCAGCGTGAAGGTGTTGTTCCAGAAGGCCAGGGGCACCTGCGGAGCCGGACCTGAGTGCCTGAGCGCCTGGATGCCACCCCCCGGCCCCTGCCTTCCCGGGAGGCACCACCATGATGCTGCTGACAGGCCCCGTCACTCACCTCGGGGTGCTGGCCAGTGACCCGGGCCACGGCCTCCACGGCCGCCTGCATGGTGTGGTAGCGGGTGTCGTCGTAGTCCAGGTACTCCCGGAACTGGGACAGGAGCAGGCTCTGGTCCTCCTCAGGAGAAAGCAGGCCTCCCACCACCAACTGGGGGCAAGGACCAGTGAGCAGCCCTGCCTGGCCCAGCACAGGCCAGCATGGCCCAGGCAGGCAGCCCCGCCCCACCAAGCCCCCCTACTCAGACTCCTCCTGGTTGGGTGGGCCATGAGAGGCACCCCACACGCACAGGAGCCACAGAAGGGTTCCAGCCAACAGCCAGGCTCAGCTCAGCAGGCCCCGCCCCCACTACAGGGCCACCCTGGGCTCTGGCCAGCCAGCCAGGCCCCCTGGGATGCCCCAGCAAGGCCCTTACCTTGAAGAGCTCTCGGGGAAACAGGTAGTTGCCCTCCCACTTGGGCTTCTCCAGGGGATGTGCTCCTTCCAGCTGCACGAACTTCATGAGTGCACTGAGGGCCAGCTCCTGGGAAGGGGGCAGTGCAGGGTGGCTGTGATGCCCTCACCCCACAGATGGGCCCAGAGCTCAGCCCAGTCAGGGAGCCCCTCACAACCAGGCCCAGAGCTGAGAAAAGGGCGTCCTGGCCTTCTCTTGTTCCACACGCCACCAGATGGCACTCCGGGCTTCCGTGTCCCACCCACGACACGGGCATGACAAGATCTTGAGTTAAAGAGATCCAGTGCTCACGAGAGTCTGGCCGGGGAAAGGCACACAGCCCAGGTCTGCTTTATGGCCACCTGACTGCTCTCTCATCACCTGTATCACAGGAATGCCACCATAACCCTTGGGCACAGCTGTGAAAACACAGATGTGACGCCAGCATGCTGCCCAACTCAGATCCAGGTTCAGAAGCTCTCATCTCAGGGTGGCAAACTCAGTACTTTCAGGGCCCAGGCAGATGACACCACAGAGCAAAAGAGCCACGTGTGGGACGACAGGAGCAGGCGCCTGTCTCAGAGCTGTCCCTGACTCTCCCTCCAGCCAATTACAGCCATGAACAAACTTAGACCCCAGTGTTGACAGAACTGATTATTTCTTTGTGAGAAGCGGGACGCTGGTTATTTTCACGTGGCATCTCCCCAGCTTTTAGAAATCTGCAACTCGACTATAACTAGAGACAGATGCGTTGGCAAAGACGTGGAGTATGGAACGCTCATACTCTGGCAGTGGGAGTGTAAGATGGCAcaactgctgtggaaaacagtcttgCAGTTCCTTAGAACCTTAGACACAGAACTGCCACGTGGCCCTGTAATTCCACTAGAGGCacattcaaacaaaacaaacatgttcacaca
The Rhinopithecus roxellana isolate Shanxi Qingling chromosome 10, ASM756505v1, whole genome shotgun sequence DNA segment above includes these coding regions:
- the NOC4L gene encoding nucleolar complex protein 4 homolog isoform X1, translating into MEREPGAAGVRRALGRRLEAVLASRSEANAVFDILAVLQSEDQEEIQEAVRTCSRLFGALLERGELFVGQLPSEEMVMTGSRGAARKYKVWMRHRYHSCGNRLGELLGHPSFQVKELALSALMKFVQLEGAHPLEKPKWEGNYLFPRELFKLVVGGLLSPEEDQSLLLSQFREYLDYDDTRYHTMQAAVEAVARVTGQHPEVPLAFWNNTFTLLSAVSLPRQEPSVSSFYVKRTELWDTWKVAHLKEHRKAFQTMWLSFLKHKLPLSLYKKVLLIAHDTILPQLAQPTLMIDFLTRACDLGGALSLLALNGLFILIHKHNLEYPDFYRKLYGLLDPSVFHVKYRARFFHLADLFLSSSHLPAYLVAAFAKRLARLALTAPPEALLMVLPFICNLLRRHPACRVLMHRPHGPELDADPYDPGEKDPAQSRALESSLWELQALQRHYHPEVSKAASVINQALSVPEVSIAPLLELTAYEIFERDLKKKGSEPVPLEFIPAQGLLGRPGDLCAQHFTLS
- the NOC4L gene encoding nucleolar complex protein 4 homolog isoform X2 yields the protein MWILPLAACLRQSWGSRGAARKYKVWMRHRYHSCGNRLGELLGHPSFQVKELALSALMKFVQLEGAHPLEKPKWEGNYLFPRELFKLVVGGLLSPEEDQSLLLSQFREYLDYDDTRYHTMQAAVEAVARVTGQHPEVPLAFWNNTFTLLSAVSLPRQEPSVSSFYVKRTELWDTWKVAHLKEHRKAFQTMWLSFLKHKLPLSLYKKVLLIAHDTILPQLAQPTLMIDFLTRACDLGGALSLLALNGLFILIHKHNLEYPDFYRKLYGLLDPSVFHVKYRARFFHLADLFLSSSHLPAYLVAAFAKRLARLALTAPPEALLMVLPFICNLLRRHPACRVLMHRPHGPELDADPYDPGEKDPAQSRALESSLWELQALQRHYHPEVSKAASVINQALSVPEVSIAPLLELTAYEIFERDLKKKGSEPVPLEFIPAQGLLGRPGDLCAQHFTLS